One Halobacterium zhouii genomic region harbors:
- a CDS encoding PD-(D/E)XK nuclease family protein codes for MSRDLHIAPALPTAEEAAFERAAAAADRRPASVLYLAPSDRPASDVRDRWESIGAPIQLQLSDFDRVVADVLEQKFYTTRARGLSGDQRQRLVEHAVDGLTGATHPLATTADAASSEACSQAEDLLSLLEFAGLTTADAIQADDRLASISSATRDALASLSRSFDQHRGVFNSAGEPQTLRSERYQRVINAPNALAETLDPVDVVVLGPFTYFSPLEADLIDAIAECVDTVHAVLPLAGARTDVALDAADELSGIDRGAQRAWQRYDDLGFTATVTDARTPGASLARQLYRFTPDDAVSRSQLAAAGVDWHTYPTPTHEIRGVAREVRGELADGQAATEIGVVVPGLPERQQELFETFREYGVPARLSDETALAETEVGAAVEHALRLGSDTARVEDVLRVIDNPLVEPAWPDRELAANDVVQLVDRVEVTNLDAVQDLLATRSTAAEVTDAIEWLRSVCRELAAASTANSVSALADALTTLGVIDESATDSWSLAATIDRQSWIDDRETAALQTLNTVATSLEDSASLGDARLDERMPRAMVTATVDAALGSRDGVTLVTPGSVLQHDFEMVVALGLTQAAFPSRPRRLAFTRELNDAHPDFEPTDPAQQARYALALLPTQVETVVYTHPSQTRDGDDTVVADFLAELQRVCIDDFEPTKKDDDSHPPRCREDLQRTAGSALVHATTTGTAGDEPTDIAAALADSDCFAAAPGEPATRLQSGVACGVARQSPATTEYDGWLSAETVDQFEAAAAPLSPSRIDTYAKCGFKFYADYLLDYGSPDEHTREADARTAGQFVHEVLARFFRSLQSREGEPITIEDPDAHHGALYDAVETELEKPYVRHHDSTFHDGWLTRLLAGLTPTHTENEHAGPPGYRGLFVRVLEQIASEHDQVTMRPAFFEAGIGVTHGDDEATTRLTEDPVELVDGVHVRGKIDRVDVVPGTQPTEFVAVDYKTGSSPSIDEVKGGISFQLPLYLRLLDAAADDADEWDPIGAVYYDLDSPSSAGLQKSPLTTTDRAVWHQNGGEPLLRFGTDSLFDSPAAFQEFLYEDTDDRLTQLTESLTSGVFHPTLLDADTANCEHCEYAHVCDVRHHHRHDRLDEHGREAAYIPAYAQPTEDAQ; via the coding sequence ATGTCTCGGGACCTCCACATCGCGCCCGCACTCCCCACAGCGGAGGAAGCCGCATTCGAGCGGGCGGCTGCGGCCGCCGACCGGCGGCCCGCGAGCGTGCTCTATCTCGCCCCCAGTGACCGCCCAGCCAGCGATGTCCGCGATCGCTGGGAGTCAATCGGGGCACCGATTCAACTCCAGCTCTCAGATTTCGACCGCGTCGTCGCCGACGTCCTCGAACAGAAGTTCTACACGACACGTGCACGCGGCCTGTCTGGCGACCAACGACAGCGCCTCGTCGAGCACGCCGTCGACGGCCTCACCGGTGCAACTCACCCGTTGGCGACGACGGCTGACGCGGCCAGTAGTGAGGCGTGCTCGCAGGCAGAAGACCTCCTGTCACTCCTCGAATTCGCTGGTCTCACCACCGCGGACGCGATTCAAGCTGACGACCGACTCGCCAGTATCTCATCGGCGACGCGCGACGCGCTCGCATCGCTCTCCAGGTCGTTCGACCAACACCGCGGTGTTTTCAACTCGGCCGGCGAGCCACAGACGCTGCGGAGCGAACGCTACCAGCGTGTCATCAACGCCCCGAACGCGCTCGCCGAGACACTCGACCCAGTCGACGTCGTCGTGCTGGGTCCCTTCACGTATTTCTCGCCGCTGGAGGCCGACCTGATCGACGCGATCGCGGAGTGCGTGGACACCGTCCACGCGGTCCTGCCACTCGCGGGTGCGCGTACTGATGTCGCGCTCGACGCGGCCGACGAACTCTCGGGGATCGATCGGGGGGCACAGCGCGCATGGCAGCGCTACGACGACCTCGGATTCACCGCGACCGTCACTGATGCACGGACACCGGGCGCGTCGCTCGCGCGCCAACTCTACCGGTTCACACCCGACGACGCAGTGTCACGCAGCCAGCTTGCTGCGGCCGGCGTGGACTGGCATACGTATCCGACACCAACCCACGAGATCCGCGGGGTCGCTCGAGAAGTACGGGGGGAACTCGCGGACGGCCAGGCAGCCACGGAAATCGGTGTCGTGGTGCCGGGGTTACCGGAGCGCCAGCAAGAACTGTTCGAGACGTTCCGCGAGTACGGAGTGCCAGCACGACTGAGCGACGAGACGGCGCTCGCCGAGACGGAAGTGGGGGCGGCTGTCGAGCACGCACTTCGACTCGGCTCGGACACCGCCCGCGTCGAAGACGTCCTGCGAGTGATCGACAACCCACTCGTCGAGCCGGCGTGGCCGGATAGGGAACTCGCCGCCAACGACGTCGTCCAACTCGTGGATCGGGTCGAAGTGACGAACCTGGACGCCGTACAGGATCTCCTCGCCACCCGGTCGACGGCAGCCGAAGTCACTGACGCGATCGAGTGGCTCCGGTCGGTGTGCCGGGAGCTCGCAGCAGCGTCTACCGCTAACAGCGTCTCGGCGCTCGCCGACGCCCTGACGACGCTCGGCGTCATCGACGAGTCAGCCACGGACTCGTGGTCGCTGGCCGCAACCATCGACAGGCAGTCCTGGATCGACGACCGAGAAACCGCTGCCCTCCAAACTCTCAACACCGTTGCTACCTCGCTCGAAGACAGTGCGTCACTCGGCGACGCGCGACTCGACGAGCGGATGCCGCGCGCGATGGTCACGGCGACGGTGGACGCCGCGCTCGGCAGCCGCGACGGCGTCACCCTCGTCACGCCCGGCAGCGTCCTCCAGCACGACTTCGAGATGGTGGTCGCGCTCGGACTGACACAGGCGGCGTTCCCCAGTCGGCCAAGACGCCTCGCGTTCACTCGGGAACTCAACGACGCCCACCCGGATTTCGAGCCGACCGACCCGGCACAGCAGGCCCGGTATGCGCTCGCGCTCCTCCCCACGCAGGTCGAGACGGTGGTGTACACACATCCATCCCAGACCCGGGATGGCGACGACACTGTCGTCGCGGACTTCCTCGCGGAACTCCAGCGCGTCTGCATCGACGACTTCGAGCCAACCAAGAAGGACGATGATTCTCACCCACCACGGTGCCGAGAGGATCTCCAACGCACCGCCGGCTCCGCCCTCGTGCATGCAACCACAACGGGAACTGCCGGGGACGAGCCGACCGACATCGCCGCCGCCCTGGCAGACAGCGACTGCTTCGCAGCGGCTCCCGGGGAGCCAGCGACGCGACTGCAGTCCGGCGTCGCGTGCGGCGTGGCACGGCAGTCACCGGCGACCACGGAGTACGACGGCTGGCTGAGCGCCGAAACCGTCGACCAGTTCGAGGCCGCGGCCGCACCACTAAGCCCCTCACGAATCGACACGTACGCTAAGTGTGGGTTCAAATTCTACGCTGACTACCTCCTCGACTACGGCAGCCCCGACGAACACACGCGGGAAGCAGACGCCCGGACCGCTGGACAGTTCGTCCACGAGGTCCTCGCTCGCTTCTTCAGGTCACTCCAATCCCGGGAGGGCGAGCCAATCACCATCGAGGACCCCGACGCCCACCACGGCGCGCTCTACGACGCCGTCGAGACGGAACTCGAAAAACCGTACGTGCGCCACCACGACTCCACGTTCCACGACGGCTGGCTCACGCGCCTGCTCGCCGGCCTCACCCCGACACACACCGAGAATGAGCACGCGGGGCCACCCGGCTACCGTGGCCTGTTCGTCCGCGTGTTAGAACAGATCGCCAGCGAACACGACCAGGTGACGATGCGGCCGGCGTTCTTCGAGGCCGGCATCGGCGTCACCCACGGCGACGACGAAGCCACTACCCGACTCACGGAGGACCCAGTCGAACTCGTTGATGGTGTTCACGTGCGCGGGAAAATCGATCGCGTGGACGTCGTCCCTGGCACGCAGCCCACGGAGTTCGTCGCGGTCGACTACAAAACCGGGTCCAGCCCGAGCATCGACGAGGTCAAAGGCGGCATCAGTTTCCAACTCCCGCTCTACCTGCGCCTGCTGGACGCCGCCGCGGACGACGCAGACGAGTGGGACCCGATCGGAGCGGTCTACTACGACCTCGACAGCCCAAGTAGCGCCGGCCTGCAGAAATCCCCGCTTACAACCACGGACCGCGCTGTCTGGCACCAGAACGGTGGAGAGCCACTGCTCCGATTCGGAACCGACTCCCTGTTCGACTCCCCGGCGGCGTTCCAGGAGTTCCTCTACGAAGACACCGACGACCGCCTCACCCAATTGACGGAGAGCCTGACATCGGGCGTCTTCCACCCGACACTGCTCGATGCGGACACCGCCAACTGCGAGCACTGCGAGTACGCCCACGTCTGTGACGTCCGCCACCACCACCGCCACGACCGCCTCGACGAACACGGCCGCGAAGCCGCCTACATTCCGGCGTACGCCCAGCCCACGGAGGACGCGCAATGA
- a CDS encoding HEAT repeat domain-containing protein encodes MLVFAFDRDWTDDVNPHLRKEAVPLEWVRHLARRLVRPNACWVLGHLGASTAAAKLDEVQTADSDEGVRTRAQWALSELPMTSKAPAAAKLDEVQTADSDEGVRTRAQWALSELPMTSKAPAAALPAECPSRAPESILSNRLLTHSG; translated from the coding sequence ATGCTAGTGTTCGCGTTCGACCGGGACTGGACCGACGACGTCAATCCACACCTACGTAAGGAGGCGGTCCCCCTGGAGTGGGTTCGCCACCTCGCCCGCCGACTCGTCCGCCCGAACGCCTGCTGGGTACTGGGGCACCTCGGCGCGAGCACGGCAGCCGCAAAACTAGACGAAGTGCAAACTGCGGACTCCGACGAAGGGGTTCGGACACGGGCTCAGTGGGCACTTTCGGAACTCCCCATGACGAGTAAGGCACCGGCAGCCGCAAAACTAGACGAAGTGCAAACTGCGGACTCCGACGAAGGGGTTCGGACACGGGCTCAGTGGGCACTTTCGGAACTCCCCATGACGAGTAAGGCACCGGCAGCCGCATTGCCCGCAGAGTGCCCCTCGCGGGCCCCTGAATCCATACTTTCAAACAGGTTGCTGACGCACTCCGGGTAA
- a CDS encoding vWA domain-containing protein — MNTTYADLNAGTRLDIDVEFITRRAIDCPSGRVHRLLVADQDGSQFAVLTTPDNDSIRNLKTDATHRITGLLGATPTDVPAVTDADCPDCGGALRPGAPVDTVDEAVVQAAAELGLDGCIGILDANATIRRVPDDANTTDDWIPMREGPDSVTTPASVCKNCGRHVDAHHLRGGSEADHALDQVNENVSPAPATTDAASPETVGLAAGGAKDATNFRENVANGYTPQPEAISDEGLFYDYHFETGDRTDSDSLFAPRYAAAVTEHPLTGDTERYLSVGLDSTLSVADFERPRLDLVAVLDVSGSMNSPFDEYYYDEHGRKRESETDATTKLAAATRSLCALTEQLDPDDRLGIVLYNNRAHVAKPLRDVGTTDMPAIRRHIQDVAAGGGTNLADGFEAAVDMLADHTGNPHDEQRVVFLTDMMPNTGTTGDSELTRLFADAAADGIHTTFVGMGLDANAELADTLSGIRGANHYFVHSAQEFERRMGEEFAYMVSPLVYDLDLELETDGYRIEAVHGSPSADAATGELMHVGTLFPSAKQNGEARGGVVLVRLEQTRADADLDLVASWTDRDGTDHAERATVDAPAKPETFAHDGVRKAVALARYARGLRTWSADVHDRADTTTGVDDWLLDNGRGQHERESVPLVVPEQTADRLEALRDYLAAEMDAVGDGTLQQELDLLETLTRETPTPREEATS; from the coding sequence ATGAACACGACATACGCTGACCTCAACGCCGGCACCCGACTCGACATCGACGTCGAATTCATCACCCGGCGAGCGATCGACTGCCCGAGCGGCCGCGTCCACCGACTCCTAGTCGCCGACCAAGACGGCAGCCAGTTCGCCGTCCTCACCACGCCCGACAACGACTCGATCCGGAACCTGAAAACCGACGCGACACACCGCATCACCGGTCTCCTCGGCGCCACCCCGACCGACGTCCCGGCGGTGACCGACGCCGACTGCCCCGACTGCGGCGGCGCACTTCGACCGGGCGCACCCGTCGACACCGTCGACGAGGCCGTCGTCCAGGCGGCCGCCGAACTTGGCCTCGACGGCTGCATCGGCATCCTGGACGCCAACGCTACCATCCGCCGCGTCCCCGACGACGCCAACACCACCGACGACTGGATCCCCATGCGCGAGGGCCCCGACTCGGTGACGACGCCCGCTTCCGTCTGCAAGAACTGCGGGCGACACGTCGACGCCCACCACCTCCGCGGCGGCTCCGAAGCCGACCACGCCCTCGACCAGGTGAACGAAAACGTCTCGCCCGCACCGGCCACCACTGACGCGGCGAGCCCGGAGACTGTCGGGCTCGCGGCGGGCGGCGCCAAAGACGCGACCAACTTCCGCGAGAACGTCGCTAACGGCTACACACCCCAGCCCGAGGCCATCAGCGACGAGGGCCTGTTCTACGACTACCACTTCGAGACGGGCGACCGCACCGACTCGGACAGCCTGTTCGCCCCGCGGTACGCCGCCGCCGTCACCGAGCACCCGCTCACCGGCGACACCGAACGCTACCTCTCGGTCGGCCTCGACTCGACGCTGTCGGTCGCCGACTTCGAACGCCCGCGCCTCGATCTCGTGGCCGTCCTCGACGTCTCCGGGTCGATGAACAGCCCGTTCGACGAGTACTACTACGACGAGCACGGCCGCAAGCGCGAGTCCGAAACCGACGCGACGACGAAACTGGCGGCCGCGACCCGCTCGCTGTGCGCGCTCACCGAGCAACTCGACCCAGACGACCGCCTCGGCATCGTCCTCTACAACAACCGCGCGCACGTCGCCAAGCCCCTCCGCGACGTCGGCACGACCGACATGCCCGCGATTCGCCGGCACATCCAGGACGTCGCCGCTGGCGGCGGCACCAACCTCGCCGACGGCTTCGAGGCCGCCGTCGACATGCTCGCCGACCACACCGGGAATCCCCACGACGAGCAACGCGTCGTCTTCCTCACCGACATGATGCCAAACACAGGCACGACAGGGGACAGCGAGCTCACGCGGCTGTTCGCCGACGCGGCCGCAGACGGCATCCACACCACGTTCGTCGGCATGGGCCTCGACGCGAACGCGGAACTCGCGGACACGCTGTCCGGAATCCGCGGCGCGAACCACTACTTCGTCCACTCCGCCCAGGAGTTCGAGCGGCGCATGGGCGAGGAGTTCGCGTACATGGTCTCCCCGCTCGTGTACGACCTCGACCTTGAGCTCGAGACCGACGGCTACCGGATCGAAGCCGTCCACGGCTCGCCGTCGGCGGACGCGGCGACGGGCGAACTCATGCACGTCGGCACGCTGTTCCCCTCGGCCAAGCAGAACGGCGAGGCCCGCGGCGGCGTCGTGCTCGTGCGACTCGAACAGACCCGGGCGGACGCCGACCTCGATCTCGTCGCCTCGTGGACGGACCGCGACGGCACCGACCACGCCGAACGCGCGACCGTCGACGCCCCAGCCAAACCGGAGACGTTCGCCCACGACGGCGTTCGGAAAGCCGTCGCGCTCGCCCGGTACGCCCGTGGGCTCCGCACCTGGAGTGCAGACGTCCACGACCGCGCGGACACAACCACGGGCGTCGACGACTGGCTGCTCGACAACGGACGCGGCCAGCACGAACGCGAGTCCGTTCCGTTAGTGGTCCCCGAGCAGACCGCCGACCGGTTAGAGGCCCTCCGCGACTACCTCGCCGCCGAGATGGACGCCGTCGGCGACGGGACGCTCCAGCAGGAACTGGACCTGCTCGAAACCCTGACCCGGGAAACACCGACCCCGCGCGAGGAGGCGACCAGTTGA
- a CDS encoding ATP-binding protein, giving the protein MSIDAGDALLRTLHDHNPWWEDGAAAIAPPARQKSDFYHLVRPDRAGSQFEDQPLLGLVGRRGAGKTTLLKQFIHARIEQGAHPEQFLYLPFDADPLYQLQSDDQLRRAVRYYESRILGRIDETNPHFILLDDVHQIEHPNKPTIDGWGAPVTDILEASASRHVVVTASADVQIERELDSVGFPRDQYDTQPILPEKFRDYLFTLYPDLEEPDRRVSPTSIRTGENSLPTALDTGDVSPLLAELREKFEQVADVEPRIQSKVVDYLAMGGTLSYEQDGVVESASDLSPADYARLRDDVRTALYQEVPGFESIKTIADLERLCALAAHNRATEPIRYQTLVDLFDVDRRTIADSYLPALAELYLLTAVTEYDNARPRSVQLYLRDTGLLTALADGDAARVLSDFEREADLARVAGFDHTMRFAYGVNAAQNNETEPAVQFWRGRKGTVDYVFEIGGNPVPVGLAYRPPVDDTLASVQEFLDAYDVPVGFVVTGDTVPADDPITLRGDRVIQIPYWFYLVLC; this is encoded by the coding sequence ATGTCTATCGACGCCGGTGACGCGCTGTTGCGGACGCTCCACGACCACAACCCCTGGTGGGAAGACGGCGCAGCAGCCATCGCACCGCCTGCGCGGCAGAAAAGCGACTTCTACCATCTCGTGCGCCCAGACCGGGCTGGCAGCCAGTTCGAAGACCAACCGCTCCTCGGTCTAGTCGGCCGCCGCGGCGCCGGCAAGACGACGCTCCTCAAACAGTTCATCCACGCCCGCATCGAGCAGGGAGCCCACCCCGAACAGTTCCTCTACCTCCCGTTCGACGCCGACCCGCTCTACCAACTTCAGTCAGACGACCAGCTCAGGCGCGCCGTCCGCTACTACGAGAGTCGCATCCTCGGCCGCATCGACGAGACCAACCCACATTTCATCCTCCTCGACGACGTCCACCAGATCGAACACCCGAACAAGCCCACCATCGACGGCTGGGGCGCGCCAGTCACCGACATTCTGGAGGCGTCAGCGTCGCGCCACGTCGTCGTCACCGCGAGCGCCGACGTCCAGATCGAGCGCGAACTGGATAGCGTCGGCTTCCCCCGCGACCAGTACGATACGCAGCCGATTCTCCCCGAGAAGTTCCGCGACTACCTGTTCACGCTCTACCCCGACCTCGAAGAGCCAGACCGGCGCGTCAGTCCGACGTCCATCCGCACAGGTGAGAACAGCCTGCCGACCGCGCTCGACACGGGCGACGTGTCGCCACTCCTTGCCGAGCTCCGCGAAAAATTCGAGCAAGTCGCGGACGTCGAACCCCGCATTCAGTCGAAGGTTGTCGACTACCTCGCCATGGGCGGCACGCTCAGCTACGAGCAGGACGGCGTCGTGGAATCCGCCAGCGACCTCTCGCCGGCCGACTACGCACGCCTGCGCGACGACGTGCGGACCGCGCTCTATCAGGAGGTTCCCGGCTTCGAGTCCATCAAAACCATCGCCGACCTCGAACGCCTCTGCGCGCTCGCCGCCCACAACCGCGCGACCGAACCCATCCGCTACCAGACGCTCGTCGACCTCTTCGACGTCGACCGGCGCACCATCGCCGACAGCTATCTGCCCGCGCTCGCGGAGCTCTACTTGCTGACGGCCGTCACGGAGTACGACAACGCGCGCCCGCGGTCGGTCCAGCTCTACCTCCGGGACACGGGCCTTTTGACGGCGCTCGCTGACGGTGACGCCGCTCGCGTGTTGAGTGACTTCGAGCGCGAGGCCGACCTCGCGCGCGTCGCTGGCTTCGACCACACGATGCGGTTCGCGTACGGCGTCAACGCTGCACAGAACAATGAGACCGAGCCAGCCGTGCAGTTCTGGCGCGGCCGAAAGGGGACCGTGGACTACGTCTTCGAGATCGGCGGCAACCCGGTGCCCGTCGGCCTCGCCTACCGGCCACCGGTCGACGACACGCTCGCCAGCGTCCAGGAGTTCCTCGACGCCTACGACGTGCCAGTTGGATTCGTGGTCACCGGCGACACGGTGCCAGCCGACGATCCAATCACGCTCCGCGGCGACCGCGTGATCCAGATTCCATACTGGTTTTACCTCGTCCTCTGCTGA